gatccaaatgcatgcgttttactggtgaatcaatgttgtagaagatgacggtgtttccacggtaactacagagcctctgaatgtccaaatgggtcatatctgatgaccatgaaaagacgacaaactgaattttacaccaattatttacatgtatttattagaatgagtggatcaacagttatttaacattttagatcagtggatgcttttggtcactggtagctgtatgagtctttatgggttaaaatgcattATAATATGTGTTTTAAGTAAAGCAATAAAATCCCTTTGTCTGAGGCACATATAATACTTTACAAAGTGGTTGTAAGTCATTGTACGTGGTTTTGAAGGATTCCAGGAGTGTGGGATGGAGGTTTAGAAAACTGCAATGTTTTTTCTGATTGTTTGACCGTCTCAGTGTTCCAGATATGGGCCTAAATTCAACATGTGAAagaacaggttttgctgcatattAAACACGTGTTACAGTCCACAGGAGTCGACAGTGTCTTTTTACAGCGTAATGACTCACTTCAGGTTATCAGAGACAGACACATAAGGTTCATGCAGAAACAAAGTGCTGCAGCAGATAAAACTTTGATGTAatgtttgataaaaaaaaaaaaaaaaaaattaaaactgttTTATCCTCAACATTCAACTTTTAACTGATAAGAAAGAAATGGGGGTTAATGACACCCATGAACATTGTATTTTATTATGTCATGAATCAGACACATAATACAGCATCTGACTTCTACTTCTCTAAAAGTTGGATATTTTGTAAAGCGGGATGATGTGAAAATTGTGACATTTTTCTATCTCTGGactagggttgtgtattggcaagaatttggcgatacgatacaaatcacattactaggatcacgatacgatatatcacaatatatcatgatactgttagagaggcaattttttgtttgtttcttttttttatgactatttccttgaagaactgaattacaccagaaatctgcacaaatattatgcacatttttatttgatcagaacaggatctgatgctatatcccaaaatttttctgggttaaaacttaaattatgttttacggacattacagtttcagatcctgttcaaatgttcatagtcTATTCATTCATAACTaagataatattttttttgtgcgatcccaacaaagaaactgacattatttaataaaagtgttaaataataataaataaaatataaacaaaaagaaaacaacaacaacaaaaaaattaacctctacaatatctacatttgaataaatacctaaaaatatcaatacagtactttttaatattgatacagtattgtaaaatgaaatatcgcgatatattgcagaaccgatgttttctTACACCCCCACTCTGGACTTTGTGTTGGATTGTGTAGGAGTCCGGTCTGTCCCGTTGGCTTGGCGATCAGATGACCCCTCTTCACTCCATTCCTCCTTGGGCCATCGCCGTCATCCTCTGCCTCCTCATCGCCACCTTCACAGAGTGTGCCAGCAACGTCGCCACGGCAACACTCTTCCTGCCCATCCTGGCTTCCATGGTGACCAGTCATACTAACTTACCACGTGCAGGTTGATTTGTTTTGGGTCGTTGCTGAAttcattttgttgtgtttctCCCCCGTGACAGTCCCAGTCTATTAACCTGAACCCCCTGTACGTGATGATCCCCTGCACCCTCAGCGCCTCCTTCGCCTTTATGCTGCCAGTGGCCACGCCCCCCAACGCCATCGTGTTTTCTTCAGGTTACCTCAAAGTTTCAGACATGGTAAGTTCAGCTTCTCTTCAGATGATAAGTGAAACACTgtttacaccagggctgtcaaactcaagttagttcaggggccatgcaCAGCCTAATTTCATCACAAgagggccgcaccagtaaaataagaacataaaaacctataaataataactacaattttttttgttgttttactgcaaaaagtgaaagtgcaatttttcacaatattatgcctcagcttcccATGTACACGTGTGCAttagaacaagacataaaacatttagtaacaagcataatatagttaaaatttcacttatttttgttaagaaatttcatgttggtcatggttgtttagatcaatcatattttttgtgaagatatagttttttaaatgtaaagaTGCATTTTTTTCCACACTAGAACAAAGAGTTATAATCGTTTATGAGTATAGACAGATATTTTGTTACACTGATTCTtgaaaacacaatataaaaagataaatacagtttgtcaaatATCAAATCTGAACTGTAAAAAGTGCTGTTTTGAAAGTCTAAAATCTATACCTATAAAATTTATAGGTATagatttggtctgtatgtgtgaatatattcagtgtaatttttaagcCTTAATAATTCAACCCATATGTTTGACCCCCGTGGTTTACACCCGTTCCTgacatcctcctcctcctacagGCTAAAACTGGTGTGGTGATGAATGTCATCGGCATCGCCTGCATCACCCTGGCCATCAACAGCTGGGGTCGCATCTTGTTTTCTCTGGACTCCTTCCCTTCATGGGCCAACATGACTGCACCCACCTAAGACGACAGCCTTCGTACAATCTGCtgctaaaaacacattttaaaagttTAACATGTTTCAGACAACCTGCTGCTGCAAAAGCATGTTTTCACAAGTGTCAACGCGTTTTGTAAAAGTCTCTGCCAAGAAGACAAGTTTCTAGAGGTTTTGATATGTTTTATACAACCTGCTGCCacaaattgtgtttttattcactttttcaaGAGTTTCAATTTGTTTTATATAAAACAGATGCCGGAGCGACACACAGGCtatttaatcatgtttttaaaGGTTCTGACAGGTTTTGTAAACCTGCTGACAAAGATACGTTTTTAAAGGTTTCAATACGTGTGATGCAACAAACAAGTTATGCAAGGTTTACAcagaaacacatttttaacagtTTCAATCTGTCTTGTCCATCCTGCTGCTGAAACATGTTTTGTAAAAGTTTCTTTTTGTGACTGAATGTGATGTGAGGAACACTGTGTGGACATTAATTTAGAGGCATCATTTCAAAATGTTAATGGCGCTTAAGtttattttatatatgtatgcatatatgtatatatatatatatatatatatatatatatatatatatatatatatatatatatatatatatgtgtgtgtgtgtatataagaaTGAGAAATCAGAGTAAATACTTTCTCATCTGAATGGATTTAGTTCAAGGCCTTTACACACCAAGTGACAAGTGACTCAAATAAGTTATACACAGTTGTCACGTTTTATCAGGCCAAGCAATAGCtagttagtttgtttttgtttaatcttTTATTGTGATGTGTGAGGTATAAAAAAGGATTTTGCtgcagattttaatttaaatgaagTTATTTTAGTGCTatggtaatatatatatatatatatatatatatatatatatatatatatatatatatatatatatatatatatatatatatatatatatatatatatatatatatatatatatatatttatatatatatatatatatatgtgtgtgtatgtatatatatatatctatatctatctatctatctatctatatatatatatatatatatatatatataaaatcctttatatattttattatttttattaatagtaATATTATTCTTGTTGTACATTTTGTGCTTTAAAAAAGCACTGAGTTCATTTGTCTATGAAACTGACTCAGACTCTTATCCCTGTCAATTGGAAAAGTTTTAGTAAATTAGAAAGCacactgcatgttttttttatttaaatgtttttatgggTAACATAGTTTTGCTGTGAATGTGAACTGTACATACTTCCACAGTTTTGTATGTCTCATTGCTAACTGctgtgttaaatattaataaaagtcTAAAAACGTTAAAGCAGTGTGAGAGAAAGCCCTTTATTTAGGTAATTATTGCTACATTATTGCTACATCAACAAATCCGCACCATTGACAGTCTGAATAAATGATGTTCAAACTGACAAGGTTATTGTTTTGACGGGCTGCAATTTATCAGTATGACTGTTTTCtatttgtataaataacacatgGCTGCAAGACAGAGTTTGCTAGTTAAAATATGCTCATAGAATGGCTGTTACATTTCTGGTCATGgtcattaaagtgaaaaaatttaAGTTTCATTCTTTCAAACCAGAAGAACTCATTTTAAATTGCCCAGACCTGGTACTACTCTGTCAGAAATTGTGTTCATATGCAGCTAAATTGTCACTGAAAATACATTTCACTATAAAAAGTGCAGGTAcctacatttgtttgttttgacacAATAATAGTGTGATTGCTGATTGCGTTCAACTTTCCATACATTTTACACCATCTAACTACTCCTGTATACTTTGTCCCATTTGAACATCTAAATCTTCAACTCTTTAACGGCAGTCATACTTCTATTTAAGTTTTcttttgacttttatttattttttaaaatgcagtATCATCATTATTATGAGAAAGTGATATTTTACATTTGTcctcatacacatatatatatatatacagggtggggaagcaaaatgtacaatattttgaggcagggattgaaagacagtgtatgaccaattaatttgttgaaagtcatgggaatttatttgccacaagaaaatttacataatagaaaatgtttttattctatgtgtcctccttctttctcaataactgccttcacacgcttcctgaaacttgcgaaagtgttcctcaaatattcgagtgactacttctcccattcttctttaatagtatcttccagactttctcataatagttttgctcatagtcattctcttctttccattataaacagtctttatggacactccaactatttttgaaatctcctttggtgtgacgagtgcattcagcaaatcacacactctttgacgtttgctttcctgattactcatatgggcaaaagtttctgaaaaggtatggataatagtgttaggtatgattatgacatcaatatatgtttggtttcaaaacaattgacgtagtgcctgctgagaaaaaacaactaaatgttcattgtaaattttgcttccccaccctgtatatatatgtatatatatatatatatatatatatatatatatatatatatatatatatatatatatatatatatatatatatatatatatacacacacacacacatatacacacacacacacatatatatatatgtatgtatgtatgtatgtatgtatatatatatatatatgtgtatatatatatatatatatatatatatatatatatatatatatatatatatatatatatatatatatatatatatatatatatatatatacatacagggtgtcccataagtctccatacataggagacataatacattccatacatatatggttctaacatgtatttctttatatttcttctttatagttcttcagcagtggaagacacgcattgaaatgtgttcccgacaaaatggcagtcatatagagcatattatataaataaaaatggtttatgtcaagaaacgtttatttttcctatgtatagaGACTAATGGGACACCCCGTATACATgagataattttttaaaaaggtgtgacGTCTCCCTCTGGTGGTAAGACCATGAACAACAGTTGCCGTAAACCGCTGCAAATTGCCTGAAAAACTTCAGCACAGCAGTCGGCAAATATGGCGTCTCTGTGTGTGTGGCTgtgaagaaacaacaacaaacagcaacAAATATATGATTTTAGTGTGCTGCTTACGTAACGATTTATCTGTTTCTCCGGAAgagtatttttttctgttttctggccCTGGTCTGTCCGTAAACGTCATAATGGAAACAGGTTGGTACAGATTGAGTTAGCTCGTTAGCTTAGTTAGCTAGCGTTGTTTTAGCATTTGGAGAGAAATAATTACACATATTTgcaaagaaatatccagctttgaCGTTTCTTTTGATTAAGATACAAAGCTGATaatgactgaaggtatttaatgtTAAGGTTTGGGTTAGTCAGTTAAACCATCGTTAGCATAAAagtatcaaaatcattttatttaaaatatggagagttttttttttttttttttaatgcgatCTAAGCTTTGACTCAAAGTATGTGTACATTTAGTCTGTTGTAATGAAAATGAAGAGATCCTTTGATGAACCATATGTCACCGAAATACTTGCACGTATTATGTAGCCAGTAGCCTATTAGCTAACTAATAAGTACTAGGGGTAGAGCATTTCTGTCAGATTTTTCAAACTATTGCAGTGTAACATGACTTATTGATGTGTATTTTAGCCTTATTTGAGACAGTAAATTGAGTGTATGTCTTCGAGGAGCAGTCCACAACACAGATAACACACTGTAACTCAAATTATGGAACATTCCGCATTTTACATTGTGTAATGCTTAATACTGTCCTTATACAAACTGTTGGTTTTAGTCTTATTGATGCTTGTGCTTATTTATGACAAATATGCAATTCCAAACTTCATCTGATTTTtttgaatgacagacagacaaaagttACAGATTTATGTGTACGTCTCATAAAACTAGTAATGTTCTCAGTGAAGGTCTGTTCTTTTAATTAAGTTGATTAACGATGTTGCCAGTTGTCATCTTATTGATGACAATCTTTTTTATGTAGTGACTCAAAATCAAAGTCCTACTTTTAATAAAACAGTCAAGCTGTAAAATCttcataaaactcaataaagggTATTTCAAAGATGTGCTTTTATGTTGATTCTGGTGGATTTTGTACGTGAACTTTGCCATTTGGTTCGTTGTTCATCGTTCATTTTTGGACTGTCAGATTCTTAATACAACATGTTGAACATGGATTTATCTGTTtctgtattgtgtttgtgtgcagaggAGCAGGCTAGAAACCGTTTCCAGTCAGAGCTTGAGTTCATCCAGTGTTTGGCAAACCCCAACTACCTCAACTGTGAGTGAAAATGACAGGCACTTTGTCTGAATTATTTGTAATTTGTTTAAAAGACAGTTAATCCAATTCCATTTACAGTTGCATTTCAAAATATCTTTCACTGATCTCACTTCGacagttctaaaaaaaaattattggactTTGAAGTCAACATTATCTCTATAACGTTGCATTAACTTTAGCCTTTTTATGGTGTGTTTTTGgtcaaaattattaataaatcttTGCACTAATATGGAAACAACTATCACAAATGCAGCCTGGTCAGAGTTTATCTACACTGCATTTTGATGTGATATGTTTTTAAAAAGTATGGGAAAAATCTTCTGTCTTGCTGCTGACAACTAAAGCTGTAGTTACTGAACTAAGGAGTgagtttgtttttcagttttggcTCAGAGAGGTTTCCTGAGGGAGCGTCCCTTCATTAACTACCTGAAGTACCTGCTGTATTGGAAGGAACCAGAGTACGCAAAGTTCCTCAAGTAAGTTTTATATTTGGGTATCAAAAGAATTAAAATCAGTGTGGACGAACATCAGAAATCAGCCAGTATTGCTTTTTCAGCTTCCTGTCATCAGTGTTGAAAAGCACATGAACAGCAGAAATAACCTCAGATTAGTATTACTATAATTTTCAGTCCAGTGTTCTATAGAATGGGtttcaaacataaggcctgcagGCCAGACCCAACCCGCCAAAAGGtgcagtccggcccgcgggatgaattggtGAAGTACAgtaattacacagaagacattaacagtcaagggtgtcactgaGTTTTGATCATAAGGTTAAACGcgatatttttcagttccagatccctgttactcaatgttttgtgtctttgtagatccactgtgatctctaagttgaaATTCATGTGTAAACCACAAGCTGAtgcttaatattttttaaaactgtTAAATTATATAGAAATTCCAGGTTATTCcctgttttgtgaaaggatagtttgtaaatgtaaatattgtcataatgtaattttacttttttgcacgaaaacagagaaaaatttggagttgtcttgaGATCATGTTGCGCTGTATGTGTAGCCTGGCCAGCCCTCTGGTTTTCACAGTAGagactgaaatccagtaggattcctaatcctactaggacagatagtaattggagtttgtcctaggacaaactaaaattactctCTGTCCTAGTAGGaatcctaatcctactaggacagatagacATAGTGATGGCGgaattgtatgcttacctatgctgaaattgactggaattttggctgtgaaatgattcagtctattttccatacattttgatataatctgacattctcctaatagaatttgagattgtcctgacagaattcttatattttttgccgtatttttcccatcttcagatcccacttccaaatagaattacaatctgtcctagtaggattgcaaattctcctaggacagattggaattccaatcttcagatcctaatgtcttactaaaattactatctgtcctagtaggattaggaatcctactggatttcaatctctactgtgacatatatatgtgGAACTGGGCCgatcactgtgaaatatgcacgatctattctatactgaaccaatcacaagtgtGCAGGGCCGGTGTTTCGCAATGCATCAGTTCCAGtttgcaaatctctttacaactgttgtcggttgtttagttgattcaaaaataaggcttgaattacagattacatcctgtattcctaaatttctctgacaaaagtgtcacatccgtcttatctgtggTTGGTTTACTCGGTGCCTGTTAGTCCCACCTTAATATTTGGTTTCGAGCCCCgtgattccagacggatttctcattgagaaagaagaatggctggccaggctactgaactaaaatgagtttgacatccctttTCTATAGTCATGTTTTGTGCTGTTTGGTCCTCAGGTATCCTCACTGCCTTCACATGTTGGAGCTGCTGCAGTACGAACATTTCAGGAAGGAGCTGGTCAACGCTCAATGCGCCAAGTTCATCGATGAGCAGCAGCTGCTTCACTGGCAGCATTACTCGAGGAAACGCACTCGTCTGCAGCAGGCGTTGGCCGagcagcagcagcctcagcagcagCCGCCACCGCACGGGAACGCCGCCACCAAGTGACGACCATTCAACCGAAGGCATGACTGTAAATAAC
The Sphaeramia orbicularis chromosome 14, fSphaOr1.1, whole genome shotgun sequence DNA segment above includes these coding regions:
- the med31 gene encoding mediator of RNA polymerase II transcription subunit 31, yielding MILVCCLRNDLSVSPEEYFFLFSGPGLSVNVIMETEEQARNRFQSELEFIQCLANPNYLNFLAQRGFLRERPFINYLKYLLYWKEPEYAKFLKYPHCLHMLELLQYEHFRKELVNAQCAKFIDEQQLLHWQHYSRKRTRLQQALAEQQQPQQQPPPHGNAATK